CTTTCCTCAAGCGGCACACCCTTCACCGCGAGATCAAGTAACATGCAGCCGAAAACCGCCAAACGCCGCGCCAACTTCCGTCGCGCGAACCGCACGATGCCGCGTCGCCGCATCGACCTCACCGTCGAAGCGATCGACTACAAGAATCCCGAGCAGCTCCGCCGCTTCGTCACCGAGAGTGGCAAGATCGTTCCGCGCCGCCTCACCGGCATGCCCGCTCACCTGCACCGGAAGATCACCAATGCCATCAAGCGCGCCCGCAACGTGCTCTTGATGAAGTAAGCAGTTTCCCCACCCGAAAAAAAGGGCCCGGCGAGCCAGATTCCTGGTCAGCCGGGCCTTTTCGTGCCTACGAAGCGTTCGCAGATTTCGCACGCAACCGGCGCCATCCGCGAAGAGCAAGGAAGATCAGCAAGCCGCCACCACCAGCGACCAGAAGGAGCTTTGTCACCGAAGGCTCCGGAACGGCAATGATCGCATTGGCAAAGGCGATCCCGATTTTGTCGTATCCGGACTGGAGCATGTGCACACCATCTCCCCCTTCGAAGTCTGCATAGGACAATGCCGCGTAGACATCGACAAATTGCACGTTGCGCCCCATCGCGGAATATTTGCTCACAATACCGGGGATCGCCGCATTGTAAGGCGCGCCGTAGGCCGTCCAATAGTAATCCCGGCCATAGAATGGGGGAATTGAAGCCACAAGCAGGATCGCGTTGGGACTCTCAAGCGTGATTTGATTAACTAGGGCGTCGAGTCGATCGGCTGCCCCCTCAGGCGTTTCCACCCCTGGAAGTGTCTGATTGACATCGTTGGTGCCAATCATGAGTTGGATATACTCCGGCTGGAATGTTTTGAGCGTTTGCTTCTGGGTAAGTCCGGTTGCAAGTCCATTGATCGAGATGCCGGGGATGCCCTCATGCTCGACCTCCCCGTTCAATTCCAAAGCCGGATTTTCCGTTCGAGACCCCACAAAATCGACAATGAATCCCGCATCTGTAAGGATCTTATATTCCTCCAAACGATAGCCACCTGGCGTTCCTGCGGGAGCCTGCGTATTCGAGTCCCCCAAAGGCATAATGCGCAACGTCGTCGCCAGTGCTCCGCTCAGCGACATCGCCAAAGCTCCGAGAATCGAAAGCGCCACCCTCCCCTTGGAAAAATTCATGGCGGCAATCTAGTCACGCGAAGCCATTCCGCGGAGCAAAACCAACTCTCTTCCGAAATTAACGACTTTTCCCAGCAGAAGGCGGGGCGGCAGACGCCTTTGCCGGGGTTGAAGCCGGCGCTGGCGTGGGCGGAGGATTGCCACCGAGGCCGAGCACGTCGAAGAATTCCCGTGGAATCACCTTCGGGCGCCACTGGGGATCCGAGACCGTGCCGACGGAGACGTATTCCATCAGCTTGCTGACCGGGAAGAAAACCAGGCCTGGAATTCCGCGGGCGTTGATCCGCACGGTGAGGTCCATTCGGCCGCTTGGAAAGCCGATGGTGCCGTCGCCAAAGAGCTCGAAGCCCGAGCCCTGAATATCGAGATCGCGCGTGGTAATCACCTGATCGGCGATCGAAAAATTCGCCGTCGCCAGCCGCGCGTTCTCATGGCCGGCGCCGGGGATGATCTTGCTGATGATCACGGAAATCGGCCCGAACAGCGGAATTGCGAGAACGTGGCCCTCTTCGACGCGAATGCTGCCCCGGCCGCGCATCTTCGAGGGATCGCGCAGGCTGGCGTCGAACGCATACTTTCCGCTCATCACGCCGGCCGACTTCGAGTAGCCGAAATAGAGTTTCGTGAGGGACGGGAAATCGACCCGATCGAGCGACACATCGGCGCTGAAGCTGGGATCCTCCGGAGCGATCGAGACCTTTGCCTTCACCGCCGCGTCTCCGCCGTAAAGCGAGGCGCGTTCGACATCGGCAATCACCTGCTGCCCCTTGAGCAACACCGTCGCCTCGACGTCGTCGAACAGGAGATCGCGATTCAGCAGCGTGTAGGCAAGGCCCTCCGGGGCATCGACGCGGATATCCAGGTCGTTCTTGCGCGGATCCACCATGTGCGCGATCCCGTCCGCCCGCACGTCGGGAGCACCGCGGAATCGATAGACCGCCACGGTGGCGGCGATGCGGGGATCGACCCACATGAGAATATCCGGCGGATTGAGATTTGAGCGGATGCCATTGAGCCGCACCTCGTGCCGGCCGAAGTCGTAGGTGAACGAGCCCGTGGCTTTGAGCGGGCCTTTGTGGATCGTGAGATTCTTGTAAATGATCGCGCGGTCCGCGATCTCGATGTCGGCATCGCCGGAGTCGACCCACGAATCTCGCATCGCCGAGCGCCCGAGCGAGACGTGTCCGCTGCCAGACATCGCGTCGAGACTGGGCCGGGTGCCCGTGAGCGCAATGGTGAGCTTCGGCGGATCCTTGAAATCCAGCAGCTTGATGATGTCCTGTTCCTTCGGTCCGAAAAGTTCGAGAAACTCCGTGGGATCCGCATCGCTATCGAGCGTGAGCCGCAGCTCTCCCGGTCCCGAGAGGACCTGCGCGCGCACGGTGCCGGTGCGGGATTTCAGAACCGCGTCCT
The window above is part of the Chthoniobacterales bacterium genome. Proteins encoded here:
- the rpsR gene encoding 30S ribosomal protein S18, translating into MQPKTAKRRANFRRANRTMPRRRIDLTVEAIDYKNPEQLRRFVTESGKIVPRRLTGMPAHLHRKITNAIKRARNVLLMK
- a CDS encoding GDSL-type esterase/lipase family protein produces the protein MNFSKGRVALSILGALAMSLSGALATTLRIMPLGDSNTQAPAGTPGGYRLEEYKILTDAGFIVDFVGSRTENPALELNGEVEHEGIPGISINGLATGLTQKQTLKTFQPEYIQLMIGTNDVNQTLPGVETPEGAADRLDALVNQITLESPNAILLVASIPPFYGRDYYWTAYGAPYNAAIPGIVSKYSAMGRNVQFVDVYAALSYADFEGGDGVHMLQSGYDKIGIAFANAIIAVPEPSVTKLLLVAGGGGLLIFLALRGWRRLRAKSANAS
- a CDS encoding AsmA-like C-terminal region-containing protein, with product DRVMLDATYADHLLHVKNLRAFGSSGALQVGGTWNFAAGNGRVDLSGGLSLAPLLELAGRKDLAAEIRFERPPAVDATVTASSGANGPSISAVGQVSVEGFRLRGIRGRGFSTRFAWKDGRIYLQDAVLKSRTGTVRAQVLSGPGELRLTLDSDADPTEFLELFGPKEQDIIKLLDFKDPPKLTIALTGTRPSLDAMSGSGHVSLGRSAMRDSWVDSGDADIEIADRAIIYKNLTIHKGPLKATGSFTYDFGRHEVRLNGIRSNLNPPDILMWVDPRIAATVAVYRFRGAPDVRADGIAHMVDPRKNDLDIRVDAPEGLAYTLLNRDLLFDDVEATVLLKGQQVIADVERASLYGGDAAVKAKVSIAPEDPSFSADVSLDRVDFPSLTKLYFGYSKSAGVMSGKYAFDASLRDPSKMRGRGSIRVEEGHVLAIPLFGPISVIISKIIPGAGHENARLATANFSIADQVITTRDLDIQGSGFELFGDGTIGFPSGRMDLTVRINARGIPGLVFFPVSKLMEYVSVGTVSDPQWRPKVIPREFFDVLGLGGNPPPTPAPASTPAKASAAPPSAGKSR